A stretch of Anaerobiospirillum thomasii DNA encodes these proteins:
- a CDS encoding proline--tRNA ligase: MRTTKYLLSTLKENPAEAAVDSHRLMLRAGLIRQVASGIYTWLPTGLRVLHKVEQIIREEMNKKGAIEVSMPVVQPSELWRESGRYEKYGPELCRLNDRKKNEFVLGPTHEEVITALARKEIKSARQLPMNLYQIQTKFRDEIRPRFGVMRGREFLMKDAYSFHVDKESLKQTYDDMYDAYTRIFTRLGLDFRPVEADTGSIGGNHSHEFQVLAEAGEDTIVFSDKSNYAANIEMAEALAPDFEREAPGEAYAKVATPGCHSVDEAAQCLNIDQSKIVKSLIVRSEKKEDGSYDLIMLCLCGNYELNEIKAGKIAGVSNPLEFATDEEIREFVGAGCGSLGPVGFKGRVIIDRYVNCMSNFACGANEDGYHLVNVNLDRDVTGYEVADLRNVVEGDKSPDGQGTLHLRKGIEVGQVFMLGTKYSQAMGATVTGEDGKPIEMEMGCYGIGVTRVIAAAIEQHHDDKGILWTNSMAPFSVAIVAIGLNKSERVREAAETLYAKMQNSGIEVLFDDRDERAGVMFADMELIGIPHIVTIGEKSLEKGLVEYKDRRSGNKETFTEHLAFDEIMKKL; the protein is encoded by the coding sequence ATGCGTACTACTAAATATCTTTTATCAACTCTCAAGGAAAACCCTGCAGAGGCAGCAGTTGACAGTCATCGTCTGATGCTAAGAGCCGGTCTTATCCGTCAGGTGGCATCTGGAATCTACACCTGGCTGCCAACTGGCCTTAGAGTGTTGCACAAGGTAGAGCAGATTATCCGTGAGGAGATGAATAAAAAGGGTGCCATCGAGGTATCCATGCCTGTCGTGCAGCCATCAGAGCTGTGGCGTGAGTCAGGCCGCTATGAAAAATACGGCCCTGAGCTGTGCCGTCTTAATGACAGAAAGAAAAATGAATTTGTATTAGGCCCGACACATGAAGAGGTTATAACTGCACTTGCCCGCAAGGAGATCAAGTCAGCCCGTCAGCTGCCTATGAATCTGTATCAGATTCAGACCAAGTTCCGTGACGAGATAAGACCGCGTTTTGGCGTAATGCGTGGCCGTGAGTTTTTAATGAAGGATGCCTATTCCTTCCACGTGGACAAAGAGTCATTAAAGCAGACCTATGATGATATGTATGATGCTTATACCCGCATCTTTACCCGTTTAGGTCTTGATTTTAGACCGGTTGAGGCTGACACAGGCTCAATTGGCGGCAATCACTCCCACGAGTTTCAGGTTTTAGCCGAGGCAGGCGAGGACACCATTGTCTTTTCAGACAAGTCAAACTACGCTGCCAATATTGAAATGGCAGAGGCTCTTGCTCCTGATTTTGAGCGTGAGGCTCCAGGTGAGGCTTACGCCAAGGTGGCAACTCCAGGCTGCCACAGCGTAGATGAGGCAGCCCAGTGCCTTAATATTGATCAAAGCAAGATTGTAAAGAGCCTTATTGTGCGCTCTGAGAAAAAAGAAGATGGCAGCTATGATCTTATTATGCTCTGTCTTTGCGGCAATTATGAGCTCAATGAGATTAAGGCCGGCAAGATTGCAGGCGTGTCAAATCCTCTTGAGTTTGCAACTGACGAGGAGATAAGAGAGTTTGTAGGTGCAGGTTGCGGCTCCTTAGGTCCTGTGGGCTTTAAGGGTCGTGTCATTATCGACAGATATGTAAACTGTATGTCAAACTTTGCCTGCGGTGCCAATGAAGATGGCTACCACCTTGTCAATGTCAACCTAGACAGAGATGTTACAGGTTATGAGGTGGCCGATTTGCGCAACGTGGTTGAGGGCGACAAGAGTCCTGATGGTCAGGGCACATTGCATCTGCGCAAGGGTATTGAGGTAGGTCAGGTCTTTATGCTTGGCACCAAGTACTCACAGGCCATGGGTGCTACAGTAACAGGTGAGGATGGCAAGCCTATTGAGATGGAGATGGGCTGTTACGGTATTGGTGTAACCCGTGTTATTGCTGCAGCTATTGAGCAGCACCATGATGACAAGGGCATTTTATGGACCAATTCCATGGCTCCTTTCTCTGTGGCTATTGTGGCCATTGGTCTTAACAAGTCCGAGCGTGTGCGTGAGGCTGCCGAGACCTTATATGCCAAGATGCAAAACAGCGGCATTGAAGTGCTCTTTGATGACAGAGATGAAAGAGCAGGTGTCATGTTTGCCGATATGGAGCTTATAGGTATTCCTCATATAGTAACTATTGGCGAGAAGTCTCTTGAAAAGGGTCTTGTCGAGTACAAGGACAGAAGAAGCGGCAACAAGGAAACCTTTACCGAACATCTGGCCTTTGATGAGATTATGAAAAAGCTCTAG
- a CDS encoding FAD:protein FMN transferase, producing the protein MSNFTFTTKAAAVAAVSVIAFAGCKDDNDVHAAQMAVSQVKGQTMGTFYSVQVPKGYTGGNEALDKRANSAFNVVIDAISTFDNSAELARFNAYKGTDKFEISPYLADSIENAIFEAHRIEDAMDITVGPLVNLWGFGPDGRLEKQPQPDDIAKAKALTGYDKFALYRDAQTNKAYLQKVDGAVKLDMSTLGEGLGADLLATYLDEDKVENYMIAVAGAIRTKGKNSKGADWTVGIEDPFGKGVFEVACPKGMAMSTAGSYRNFFIDENTKEVFSHIIDTKTGYPVAHKTVSVTVIAPTAATTDALDTGLLVLGAQKALDFGNKHNVAVYTIEIDDKGQAVGRYSKAFEPYLKCNVR; encoded by the coding sequence ATGTCTAATTTTACATTTACCACCAAGGCTGCAGCTGTGGCTGCAGTATCTGTGATAGCCTTTGCCGGATGCAAAGATGATAACGATGTACATGCAGCACAGATGGCAGTAAGTCAGGTCAAAGGTCAGACCATGGGCACCTTTTACTCTGTACAGGTACCAAAGGGCTATACAGGCGGCAATGAGGCTTTAGATAAAAGAGCCAACAGCGCCTTTAATGTGGTTATTGATGCCATATCAACCTTTGATAACAGTGCAGAGCTTGCCCGCTTTAATGCCTATAAAGGCACTGATAAATTTGAAATTTCACCCTATCTTGCTGACAGTATTGAAAATGCCATCTTTGAGGCTCACCGTATTGAAGATGCCATGGACATTACTGTAGGACCGCTGGTCAATCTGTGGGGCTTTGGCCCTGACGGCAGACTTGAAAAGCAGCCTCAGCCTGATGATATTGCCAAAGCCAAGGCACTTACAGGCTATGATAAATTTGCCCTGTATCGCGATGCACAGACAAATAAAGCCTATCTGCAGAAAGTCGACGGCGCGGTCAAGCTTGATATGTCAACCCTAGGTGAGGGTCTTGGTGCTGATCTTCTTGCCACCTATTTAGATGAGGACAAGGTTGAAAACTACATGATAGCTGTGGCCGGCGCCATACGCACCAAGGGCAAAAACAGCAAGGGTGCCGACTGGACTGTAGGAATTGAAGATCCATTTGGCAAAGGTGTCTTTGAGGTGGCATGTCCTAAAGGCATGGCTATGTCAACTGCAGGCTCATATCGCAATTTCTTTATAGATGAGAACACCAAAGAGGTCTTCTCACACATTATTGACACCAAGACTGGCTATCCTGTAGCGCATAAAACTGTATCAGTTACAGTAATTGCCCCTACTGCAGCCACCACCGATGCGCTTGATACAGGACTTTTGGTGCTTGGCGCACAAAAGGCTTTGGATTTTGGCAATAAACACAATGTTGCTGTCTACACCATTGAGATAGATGACAAAGGTCAGGCTGTGGGACGTTACTCCAAGGCCTTTGAGCCATATCTTAAGTGTAATGTAAGGTAG
- the mpl gene encoding UDP-N-acetylmuramate:L-alanyl-gamma-D-glutamyl-meso-diaminopimelate ligase — MHIHILGICGTFMGGVAILAKSAGYTVTGSDLNVYPPMSTQLENAGIKLYKGYDASLFDEINPDLIVVGNVMKRGMGVIERMLNEKRAYVSGPQYLYEHYLRHKTTLAVAGTHGKTSTSAMLAWILEKNGKNPGFLIGGIPRNFGLSARDTDSDYFVIEADEYDCAFFDKRSKFVHYHPDVAILNNLEFDHADIFNSIDDIKRQFHHLVRTVPGNGLVVYPHDEQGIIDVINMGLWSNKAIAGDKEHLHVKVLKEDCSAFSLYHGEDYICDVNYACTGLYNIKNALCAIEAAAFIGIDYKDAALSLESFMLPKRRMELVGSVGSINIYDDFAHHPSAILCTSKGLRDKIGTSKRLIAVFEPRSNSMKLGANKDELADSFAYADHSFIYAPDSVSWDIDKIKAGHENLEIIHDFDTLLDAVCAFVHDGDEILIMSNGNFNGIHQKLYTRLKEKYA, encoded by the coding sequence ATGCATATTCATATTCTTGGTATCTGCGGCACCTTTATGGGTGGCGTGGCCATTCTGGCCAAAAGTGCAGGCTATACAGTCACAGGATCAGATCTTAATGTCTATCCACCAATGAGCACACAGCTTGAAAATGCAGGTATCAAACTCTACAAAGGCTATGATGCCTCACTTTTTGATGAGATTAATCCTGATCTTATAGTCGTTGGCAACGTCATGAAGCGAGGCATGGGTGTAATTGAGCGTATGCTCAATGAAAAACGCGCCTATGTCTCAGGCCCGCAGTATCTTTATGAGCATTATCTGCGCCATAAAACCACACTGGCAGTGGCCGGCACGCATGGCAAGACCTCAACATCAGCCATGCTCGCCTGGATTTTAGAGAAAAACGGTAAAAATCCTGGTTTTTTAATTGGCGGCATTCCACGCAATTTTGGTCTTAGCGCCCGTGATACCGACAGTGACTACTTTGTCATTGAAGCTGATGAGTATGACTGTGCCTTTTTTGACAAAAGATCAAAATTTGTCCACTACCATCCTGATGTGGCCATTTTAAACAATCTTGAATTTGATCATGCCGATATCTTCAATTCAATTGATGATATCAAGCGTCAGTTCCATCATTTAGTAAGAACAGTGCCTGGCAACGGTCTTGTAGTCTATCCTCATGATGAACAGGGCATTATTGATGTCATCAACATGGGTCTTTGGTCAAATAAGGCCATAGCAGGCGACAAGGAGCATCTGCATGTCAAAGTGCTAAAGGAAGACTGCTCGGCCTTTAGTCTGTATCATGGCGAGGATTATATCTGTGATGTAAATTATGCCTGCACAGGACTTTACAATATTAAAAATGCCCTGTGTGCCATTGAGGCTGCCGCCTTTATCGGTATTGACTACAAGGATGCGGCTCTGTCCCTTGAGAGCTTTATGCTGCCAAAGAGACGTATGGAGCTTGTAGGCTCTGTAGGCTCAATCAATATCTATGATGACTTTGCCCATCACCCTAGTGCGATCTTGTGTACCTCCAAGGGCTTAAGAGATAAAATAGGCACCAGTAAACGTCTTATTGCCGTATTTGAGCCACGCTCCAATTCCATGAAGTTAGGTGCCAACAAAGATGAGCTTGCTGACTCATTTGCCTATGCCGATCACTCTTTTATCTATGCTCCCGATTCTGTCAGCTGGGATATAGATAAAATCAAGGCAGGCCATGAAAACCTTGAGATTATTCATGATTTTGATACTCTTTTAGACGCTGTCTGTGCCTTTGTTCACGATGGTGATGAGATTTTAATTATGAGTAACGGCAACTTTAATGGCATACATCAAAAACTCTATACCAGGCTTAAAGAAAAATATGCATAA
- a CDS encoding AAA family ATPase, which produces MNTHAKPKVLPGCEIFEKLIESNAYYVDKTSYLKNLLESSDEVENALFTRPRRFGKTLNMSMIKAFCELDYKNPGDTTYQQKLFIDNGRNLAVAQDEYKELRDKVMGQLPVIYVSFRGVEGSCFYEAVEKLVIKIFNLYEAFAFLLDNPKISDNRKIIFSTIFDFCANNLNLSADLTKLNDAVTYCGLFIPNLAKMLYLAYGTKVLILIDEYDVPLQKAVVAKEPYYDEMLAIIRDISVNTFKQDPDAWLYKGIITGCLKIAHQSVFTDANNFTTFNVNDELYSSFFGFTQEQTDKIISDFGVESKKDEIKKWYNGYRFGNDYVYCPWSLMEYCAASKRNGSNEPKPFWVNTSGNDIITLYTKNSIEAKKQGNIDKLQDLMDGKSIDIELSEFTVYPDIKSGLKFNAFSTMLLQTGYVTLSDDSPLTDNVRIKIPNYEVRMAFESRLGVLYSEDDATWSAQGYNLLDALLCNDIAKAQDIINTVLKTYISIRHSGHEQYFHGFMQGLLIEAVTDCGITMLDESESGLGYSDIILKDSSNDRAVILEFKRATTDDCLEVANEATDQIIEKKYADLFSAQYKHVYGIGIGFFKKKCKIASLGNIAKKRGSE; this is translated from the coding sequence ATGAACACACACGCAAAGCCAAAAGTATTACCAGGATGTGAGATCTTTGAAAAGCTGATTGAATCTAATGCCTATTATGTAGATAAAACCTCATACTTAAAAAATCTCCTTGAAAGCTCTGATGAGGTTGAAAATGCCTTATTCACAAGACCCCGTCGCTTTGGCAAAACTTTAAATATGTCCATGATTAAGGCCTTTTGTGAGCTTGACTATAAAAATCCAGGCGATACCACCTATCAGCAAAAGCTCTTTATAGACAATGGCCGTAATCTTGCTGTAGCTCAGGATGAGTACAAAGAGCTGCGAGATAAGGTCATGGGACAGCTGCCTGTTATCTATGTCTCCTTTAGAGGTGTTGAGGGCTCCTGCTTTTATGAGGCTGTTGAAAAATTAGTAATTAAGATTTTCAACTTATATGAAGCATTTGCCTTTTTGCTAGATAATCCCAAAATATCAGATAACAGAAAAATTATTTTTTCCACTATATTCGATTTTTGCGCAAATAACCTTAATCTGTCAGCAGATTTAACAAAACTCAATGATGCTGTAACTTATTGTGGTCTTTTTATACCCAATCTTGCAAAAATGTTATACCTTGCATATGGCACAAAGGTTTTAATCCTTATAGATGAGTATGATGTCCCATTACAAAAGGCAGTTGTAGCAAAAGAGCCGTATTATGATGAAATGCTTGCCATTATCCGTGATATAAGTGTTAATACCTTTAAACAAGATCCAGATGCCTGGCTGTATAAGGGCATTATTACAGGCTGCTTAAAAATTGCCCATCAAAGTGTCTTTACTGATGCTAATAACTTTACCACCTTTAATGTTAACGATGAGCTTTACTCATCCTTCTTTGGCTTTACACAGGAGCAGACTGATAAAATCATCAGTGACTTTGGTGTAGAGTCTAAAAAAGATGAGATTAAAAAGTGGTATAACGGTTATAGATTTGGCAATGATTATGTCTACTGCCCATGGTCTTTAATGGAGTACTGCGCCGCATCAAAACGTAACGGAAGCAATGAGCCAAAGCCTTTTTGGGTTAACACCTCAGGCAATGACATTATTACTCTGTATACTAAAAACTCAATTGAGGCTAAAAAGCAAGGTAATATTGATAAATTACAGGACTTAATGGATGGCAAATCAATAGACATTGAGCTATCTGAATTTACAGTTTATCCTGATATTAAAAGTGGTCTGAAATTTAACGCCTTTAGCACTATGCTGTTACAGACAGGCTATGTCACTCTATCTGATGACTCACCATTGACAGATAATGTCAGAATAAAAATACCAAATTATGAGGTAAGAATGGCCTTTGAAAGCAGGCTTGGTGTTTTATATTCAGAGGACGATGCAACCTGGAGTGCACAGGGTTATAACCTTTTAGATGCATTACTGTGTAATGATATTGCCAAGGCTCAGGATATTATCAATACAGTATTAAAAACCTATATAAGCATTAGACACTCAGGTCATGAGCAATACTTTCATGGTTTTATGCAGGGTCTTTTGATAGAGGCTGTAACCGATTGTGGTATTACTATGTTAGATGAGAGTGAAAGTGGTCTTGGCTATAGTGACATCATTCTTAAAGACTCATCTAATGATAGAGCAGTTATTTTAGAGTTTAAAAGAGCTACAACAGATGACTGTCTAGAGGTCGCTAATGAGGCTACAGATCAAATCATAGAAAAGAAATATGCAGATCTGTTTAGTGCACAATATAAACATGTCTATGGCATTGGCATAGGCTTTTTCAAGAAAAAATGTAAGATTGCATCTTTGGGCAATATTGCAAAGAAGAGAGGATCTGAATAA
- a CDS encoding galactose ABC transporter substrate-binding protein translates to MFNKAKFTAIAAGVMFAATMGAAQAADDVLIGSCIYKFDDTFMTGVRNNMEKAAADLKADIELVDSQNRQPMQNDQVDTFITKGVTALVINPVDRSAAGPLVDKAKGENLPIVFINREPDKSILDGFDKAWYVGAKAEESGTIGGQLIVDYFKAHPEADKNGDGVIQYILIKGEQGHQDATLRSEYCVKAMKDAGMKIEEIGADNANWDKVQGHDKMKNFITAKGIDAIEAVLCNNDDMALGAIEALKSEGYNTGKDPKKYIPVTGVDATAPALQAIAAGQMLGTSLNDAYNQGTAAVRIANQASKGEAVTDESIGYKITDGKYVWIPYVKVTQENYKDFMK, encoded by the coding sequence ATGTTTAATAAGGCTAAATTCACTGCTATTGCAGCTGGCGTTATGTTTGCCGCCACCATGGGTGCAGCACAGGCTGCCGATGACGTATTAATCGGCTCATGTATCTACAAGTTTGACGATACATTCATGACCGGTGTACGTAACAACATGGAAAAGGCAGCAGCCGATCTTAAAGCTGACATCGAGCTTGTAGACTCACAGAACCGTCAGCCAATGCAGAACGATCAGGTTGATACCTTCATCACCAAGGGTGTTACCGCTCTTGTAATCAACCCAGTAGATCGCAGTGCTGCAGGTCCGCTTGTAGACAAGGCCAAAGGCGAGAATCTTCCAATCGTATTCATCAACCGTGAGCCAGACAAGAGCATCCTCGACGGCTTTGACAAGGCCTGGTACGTAGGCGCCAAGGCTGAAGAGTCAGGCACCATCGGCGGCCAGCTGATCGTTGACTACTTCAAAGCCCATCCAGAGGCAGACAAGAACGGTGACGGTGTTATCCAGTACATCCTGATTAAGGGTGAGCAGGGCCACCAGGACGCCACCTTACGTTCAGAGTACTGCGTAAAGGCTATGAAAGATGCTGGCATGAAGATCGAAGAGATCGGTGCTGACAACGCCAACTGGGATAAGGTTCAGGGTCACGACAAGATGAAGAACTTCATCACAGCTAAGGGCATCGACGCAATCGAGGCTGTACTGTGCAACAACGACGACATGGCTTTAGGTGCTATCGAGGCTCTCAAGTCAGAAGGCTACAACACTGGCAAGGATCCTAAGAAGTACATCCCTGTAACCGGTGTAGACGCTACAGCTCCAGCTCTGCAGGCTATTGCCGCAGGTCAGATGTTAGGTACATCACTCAACGACGCCTACAACCAGGGTACTGCCGCAGTTCGCATTGCCAACCAGGCTTCAAAGGGTGAGGCTGTAACTGACGAGTCAATCGGCTACAAGATCACCGATGGTAAGTATGTATGGATTCCATACGTAAAAGTTACCCAGGAGAACTACAAAGATTTCATGAAGTAA
- a CDS encoding sugar ABC transporter ATP-binding protein, with protein MTDKKYVLEMNDIVKRFPGVLALDHANLRVRPGTVHALMGENGAGKSTLMKCLFGLYHPDEGEIIIDGQKITDIPSTKAALGLGVSMIHQELHPIRFRPIMENVWIGRFPTKFGFVDHAKMQKDTEELFAKIGLDVDPLATARTVGASKLQLVEIARAISYDAKIIIMDEPTSSLTENEVEYLFKIIDQLRSEGRSIIYISHKMEEILRISDDVTIMRDGKYVGTWEAKDIDQDFIIKNMVGRDLSNRFPVKEQKPSDEVVLKVENFTSAAKRSFVDVNFELHRGEILGIGGLVGAQRTELVESIFGLRPIASGTLYKDGSAINIKSVRDAKRNGIALLTEERRQNGIFGILSILDNTVIAAQKSFANMGILDNSRREPSALEACRDLNVKMPGLGAPIKNLSGGNQQKVLIARWLLTNSDILIFDEPTRGIDVGAKYEIYTLMLDQIAQGKSIIMISSEMPELMGMSDRIMVMCEGHVTGFVDKENFDQVEIMRLASSFNK; from the coding sequence ATGACAGACAAGAAATACGTCCTTGAGATGAATGACATCGTTAAGCGTTTCCCAGGTGTACTGGCTTTAGACCATGCCAACCTGAGAGTAAGACCTGGTACCGTGCATGCCCTTATGGGTGAGAACGGCGCAGGTAAATCAACGCTGATGAAATGTCTATTTGGTCTATATCACCCAGATGAGGGTGAGATCATTATTGATGGTCAAAAAATCACAGATATTCCATCCACCAAGGCAGCCCTTGGTCTTGGCGTATCCATGATCCATCAGGAACTCCATCCTATACGTTTCCGTCCTATTATGGAAAACGTATGGATTGGCCGTTTCCCTACCAAGTTTGGTTTTGTTGATCATGCCAAAATGCAAAAAGATACTGAGGAGCTTTTTGCAAAAATCGGCCTTGATGTTGACCCGCTGGCCACAGCAAGAACTGTAGGTGCATCTAAACTGCAGCTGGTTGAAATTGCGCGCGCCATTTCCTATGATGCTAAAATCATCATCATGGACGAGCCTACTTCATCACTTACTGAAAATGAGGTTGAATACCTGTTCAAGATCATTGATCAGTTACGCTCTGAAGGCCGCTCTATTATTTATATTTCCCACAAGATGGAAGAGATTCTGCGTATTTCAGATGACGTTACCATCATGCGTGACGGCAAGTACGTTGGTACATGGGAAGCTAAAGACATTGATCAGGACTTTATCATCAAGAACATGGTAGGTCGTGATCTGTCCAACCGTTTCCCTGTCAAAGAGCAAAAACCATCAGATGAGGTTGTTTTAAAAGTTGAAAACTTCACCTCAGCTGCCAAGCGCTCCTTTGTGGATGTCAACTTCGAGCTGCACCGCGGTGAAATCCTCGGTATCGGCGGCCTTGTTGGCGCACAGAGAACAGAACTTGTTGAATCAATCTTTGGTCTGCGCCCTATTGCCTCAGGCACACTGTATAAAGACGGCTCTGCCATCAATATCAAATCTGTACGTGACGCCAAGCGTAACGGTATCGCCCTTTTAACCGAGGAGCGTCGTCAGAACGGTATTTTCGGCATTCTCTCTATTCTTGATAATACAGTTATTGCTGCGCAAAAGAGCTTTGCCAACATGGGTATTCTTGACAATTCAAGGCGTGAGCCATCAGCTCTTGAGGCCTGCCGCGATCTCAATGTTAAGATGCCAGGCCTTGGCGCCCCTATCAAGAACCTCTCAGGCGGTAACCAGCAGAAGGTACTTATTGCCCGCTGGCTTTTAACCAACTCTGATATTCTGATTTTCGACGAGCCTACCCGTGGTATTGACGTTGGAGCTAAATACGAGATCTATACTCTCATGCTCGATCAGATTGCCCAGGGCAAGTCAATTATCATGATTTCATCAGAAATGCCTGAACTTATGGGTATGTCAGACAGAATCATGGTTATGTGCGAAGGTCACGTAACCGGATTTGTTGATAAAGAAAACTTCGACCAGGTAGAAATCATGCGCCTGGCCTCATCCTTTAACAAGTAA
- a CDS encoding galactose/methyl galactoside ABC transporter permease MglC produces MSTVITQSSYRKSLTGLGLGILLLGVALFFAKIKVIYDLPVLMMIIGAWVAIQNGMRLYKPGHNIQDIEINAKTLNNVLTNYAIIIAMVVLVLIICILQPRFMQIRVVLDIMTQSSTKLIIALGICFTLIIAGCDLSAGRIVGLAAVISTSMLQTEDYANRFFPELAQLPLFVPIITAVVVCMIFGALNGFLVAQYEMHPFIATLATSVIVYGTCSLYFDLPPNNSQPIGGVRPDFAALGQTKLFQFGRFPGVSVLIPIAAVITVIIWFVLNKTIFGKNVYALGGNREAAVVAGVNVYATNLFIFILAAGLYGIAGVLEAARTAGATNQYGMGYELDAIAACVVGGVSLMGGIATVSGIIAGVFVFTIIQYGLQFISVSPMWQQVIKGIIIATAVAIDMGKYRKKV; encoded by the coding sequence ATGTCTACTGTAATTACACAAAGCTCATACCGTAAAAGTTTAACAGGCCTTGGCCTTGGTATTTTACTTTTAGGTGTAGCCCTGTTCTTTGCCAAGATCAAAGTTATTTATGATCTTCCTGTTTTAATGATGATTATCGGTGCCTGGGTGGCCATACAGAACGGTATGCGCCTGTACAAGCCTGGTCATAATATTCAGGACATTGAAATCAACGCCAAGACTTTAAATAATGTGCTGACCAATTACGCCATTATTATCGCCATGGTGGTGCTGGTACTTATCATCTGTATTCTGCAGCCTCGATTCATGCAGATCCGTGTGGTACTGGATATTATGACTCAGTCATCAACCAAGCTCATTATTGCTCTTGGTATCTGCTTCACTCTGATCATTGCAGGATGTGACCTGTCAGCCGGTCGTATCGTAGGTCTTGCCGCTGTTATCTCAACCTCAATGCTGCAGACTGAAGATTATGCCAACAGATTCTTCCCTGAGCTTGCTCAGTTGCCTCTGTTCGTGCCTATCATCACTGCTGTGGTTGTATGTATGATCTTCGGTGCCCTCAACGGCTTCTTGGTGGCACAGTATGAAATGCATCCTTTCATTGCAACACTGGCAACCTCAGTTATTGTATACGGTACCTGCTCACTGTACTTTGACCTTCCACCTAACAACTCACAGCCAATTGGCGGTGTAAGACCAGACTTTGCAGCCTTAGGTCAGACCAAGCTCTTCCAGTTTGGCAGATTCCCAGGCGTGTCTGTACTTATCCCAATTGCAGCTGTTATCACTGTAATTATCTGGTTCGTACTTAACAAGACCATCTTCGGTAAGAACGTATACGCCTTAGGCGGCAACCGCGAAGCTGCTGTTGTAGCCGGTGTTAACGTATATGCCACCAACCTATTCATCTTCATCCTGGCAGCCGGTCTGTACGGTATTGCAGGTGTGTTAGAGGCCGCAAGAACCGCAGGTGCTACCAACCAGTACGGTATGGGTTATGAGCTTGATGCCATCGCAGCCTGTGTGGTAGGTGGTGTATCTCTTATGGGTGGTATTGCAACAGTATCAGGCATCATCGCCGGTGTGTTCGTATTCACCATTATTCAGTACGGTCTGCAGTTTATCTCTGTATCCCCAATGTGGCAGCAGGTTATCAAGGGCATCATTATTGCCACCGCTGTAGCTATCGATATGGGTAAGTATCGTAAGAAAGTTTAG
- a CDS encoding YgiW/YdeI family stress tolerance OB fold protein has product MTKIIFSSLAAMIFTVSSVSAAPQGFDNASATAPQGFSAAAATNMTVANVIANGTDEMDVTMRGRITKMLGQDKFIFEDETGTIVVELDDDKDWSHIQKDQLIDIHGEIDRDANSIKVDVKDATALER; this is encoded by the coding sequence ATGACTAAGATTATTTTTTCATCTCTTGCTGCCATGATTTTTACTGTTTCATCAGTCAGTGCAGCCCCACAAGGTTTTGACAATGCCAGTGCCACAGCCCCTCAGGGCTTTAGTGCAGCTGCCGCCACCAATATGACAGTTGCCAATGTTATTGCCAATGGTACCGATGAGATGGATGTGACCATGCGTGGCCGTATTACCAAGATGCTCGGTCAGGATAAATTCATATTTGAAGATGAGACCGGCACCATTGTAGTTGAGCTTGACGATGACAAGGACTGGTCACACATTCAAAAAGATCAGCTAATTGATATTCATGGTGAAATTGACCGTGATGCAAACAGCATCAAAGTTGATGTCAAAGACGCCACTGCACTTGAAAGATAA
- a CDS encoding NirD/YgiW/YdeI family stress tolerance protein, producing MKYKHAALILFCAALPILATTAQESRASDNLKLQTYDIASLLNEGNHGQMIVIQGRLTNFLGDDLYEFTDTKGQCIEVDLDDDYNWSCIRKDELIELKACIEKISTKVRLDAKSARALGN from the coding sequence ATGAAGTACAAACATGCAGCTTTAATTCTCTTTTGTGCAGCCCTGCCTATACTTGCAACAACTGCACAGGAGAGCAGAGCATCTGATAATTTAAAGCTGCAGACTTATGATATAGCCTCTTTACTAAATGAAGGCAATCACGGTCAGATGATTGTGATACAGGGGCGTCTTACCAATTTTTTAGGCGATGACCTGTATGAATTTACTGACACTAAAGGCCAATGTATAGAAGTTGATCTTGATGATGACTACAACTGGTCGTGTATCAGAAAAGATGAGCTTATTGAGCTTAAAGCCTGTATTGAAAAGATAAGCACCAAGGTGCGTCTTGATGCCAAAAGTGCCAGAGCTCTTGGCAACTAA